The following coding sequences are from one Methanosarcina sp. WWM596 window:
- a CDS encoding CatA-like O-acetyltransferase: MKEGVNVGNRYQIIDFETWKRKEYCQIYRSAVQPQYCVSFELDVTNFKKYVKENNWPFTIAFIFAVTKCANEIEEFRYRFLDGEVVLYESIDTSFTYLEKETELFKVVNVPMQDTVEKFVQLAIVTAENQKEHFTGPVENDVYQFSALPWITFTHISHTDFGNREKAQPIFDWGKYHEREGKFMMPFAVQVHHAFVDGIHIGKLADKLQRYLDEV; encoded by the coding sequence TTGAAAGAAGGTGTAAATGTGGGAAACAGATACCAGATAATAGATTTTGAAACATGGAAAAGAAAAGAGTATTGTCAAATATACAGGAGTGCGGTGCAGCCTCAATATTGTGTGAGTTTTGAACTTGATGTGACGAATTTCAAAAAGTACGTTAAAGAAAATAATTGGCCGTTTACGATAGCGTTTATATTTGCCGTTACGAAATGCGCAAATGAAATCGAGGAATTTCGGTATCGTTTTCTTGATGGTGAAGTTGTGTTATACGAATCCATTGACACCTCATTTACATATCTGGAGAAAGAAACAGAATTATTTAAGGTAGTAAATGTTCCCATGCAGGATACGGTTGAGAAGTTTGTACAACTGGCAATCGTAACGGCAGAAAATCAAAAAGAACATTTTACAGGACCTGTAGAAAATGATGTATATCAATTCTCTGCCTTGCCGTGGATAACATTTACGCATATTTCGCACACGGATTTCGGAAACAGAGAAAAAGCGCAGCCCATATTTGATTGGGGAAAATATCATGAAAGAGAAGGCAAATTTATGATGCCGTTTGCAGTTCAGGTTCATCATGCA
- a CDS encoding GNAT family N-acetyltransferase, with protein sequence MSKTNENFRASIPGSELVIVPLNEHHSLLSFNCSNSELNDFLKNDALDDQNNLITRTSLCFWNYELAGFVALVADTIEAKAVIDGIERYKYSKYPAVKIARLAVDSRFEGKGIGTYLVKIVMGQALSICNNIGCRYILVDSKEGSTGFYGKYGFKIAEKNKKKDFIPMYLNMKPIIAKMNLETKD encoded by the coding sequence ATGAGCAAAACAAACGAAAACTTTCGAGCATCAATTCCAGGCTCTGAACTTGTTATCGTACCACTCAATGAACACCACAGCCTTTTATCATTTAATTGCTCAAATTCAGAATTAAACGATTTTTTGAAAAATGATGCTCTGGATGATCAGAATAATTTGATCACCAGAACTAGTTTGTGCTTTTGGAATTATGAACTGGCGGGGTTTGTTGCTCTGGTAGCAGATACAATTGAAGCTAAAGCTGTAATTGATGGAATTGAGCGTTATAAGTATAGCAAATACCCTGCAGTTAAAATTGCAAGACTGGCAGTAGATTCCAGATTTGAAGGAAAAGGAATAGGCACGTATCTGGTGAAAATAGTAATGGGTCAAGCGTTATCAATTTGCAATAACATTGGATGTAGATACATTCTTGTTGATTCAAAAGAAGGGTCAACTGGTTTCTATGGAAAGTACGGATTCAAAATTGCAGAGAAAAATAAGAAAAAAGATTTCATTCCGATGTATCTTAACATGAAACCGATTATTGCTAAAATGAACCTTGAGACTAAAGATTAA
- a CDS encoding IS4 family transposase, which produces MSPRPPPTLEDSLREMFPEEWLRQTAKETDLIVRERKIDPVIIFWVLTLGFGVRLQRTLASLKRGYEKESNKTLSDSSWYYRFTPELVEFLHQCVIHGIEELAKEPGRKLSKKLENFQDVLIQDSTIVRLHSSLADKFPAARARNVAAGVKVGVMVSAVANGPKTVALYSEKTAEIKTLKIGPWIKDRILLVDLGFYKTQMFARVEENGGYFVSRIRKNMDPVLVSVEEGLPKTKNKEFAGKPVSECIKQLSGKDLDAVVKIAFKRRAYKGKQKQDEMKVRLVAVYNDEDEKHHIYITNIHKDVLNAKDIAKLYGARWDIELLFKELKSKYALDVLETKNEQVIEAIIWTAMLTLIVSRKIYSLVRNSTAHPEKMAQYTQLRWSTIFAENASDLLTVILNRCGIQRTFETIMSVYESQALDPHVNRERFREKWF; this is translated from the coding sequence ATGTCTCCTCGTCCCCCACCTACTCTTGAAGACTCTCTTCGGGAAATGTTTCCCGAAGAGTGGTTAAGGCAAACTGCCAAAGAAACTGATCTTATAGTACGTGAGCGTAAAATTGACCCTGTCATCATCTTTTGGGTTTTAACTCTTGGTTTTGGTGTACGCTTGCAGCGTACACTTGCCAGTTTGAAAAGAGGATATGAAAAAGAATCAAATAAGACATTAAGCGACAGCAGCTGGTACTATAGATTCACTCCAGAACTTGTTGAGTTTCTTCATCAGTGTGTTATTCACGGCATAGAAGAGCTTGCAAAAGAACCTGGTAGAAAACTTAGCAAAAAACTCGAAAACTTTCAGGATGTTCTTATTCAGGACAGCACAATTGTTCGTCTTCACTCCTCTTTAGCAGACAAGTTTCCAGCAGCAAGAGCAAGAAATGTAGCTGCTGGAGTAAAAGTAGGAGTTATGGTAAGTGCAGTTGCTAACGGACCTAAAACCGTTGCTCTGTACTCTGAAAAAACAGCTGAAATAAAAACATTGAAAATAGGTCCCTGGATTAAAGACCGTATTCTTCTTGTTGATCTTGGTTTTTACAAAACTCAAATGTTTGCAAGAGTTGAGGAAAACGGAGGATATTTTGTTTCAAGAATAAGGAAGAATATGGATCCTGTTCTTGTTTCTGTTGAAGAAGGGCTTCCTAAGACAAAAAATAAAGAATTCGCTGGAAAACCTGTTAGTGAGTGTATTAAACAACTTTCTGGAAAAGATCTTGATGCAGTTGTAAAAATAGCATTCAAAAGAAGAGCATATAAAGGCAAACAAAAACAGGATGAGATGAAAGTACGTCTTGTTGCGGTATATAATGATGAGGATGAAAAGCATCACATATATATCACAAATATTCATAAAGATGTTTTAAATGCAAAAGACATTGCAAAATTATATGGAGCAAGGTGGGACATAGAACTACTTTTCAAGGAGTTAAAAAGCAAATATGCTCTTGACGTTCTTGAAACAAAGAATGAACAGGTAATTGAAGCTATAATCTGGACAGCAATGTTAACATTAATCGTTAGCAGAAAGATTTATTCCCTTGTAAGAAACTCAACAGCTCATCCTGAAAAAATGGCTCAATATACACAGTTACGTTGGAGCACAATATTTGCAGAGAATGCATCAGATTTGTTGACAGTAATTCTGAATAGATGTGGAATTCAAAGAACTTTTGAAACGATAATGAGTGTATATGAAAGTCAAGCATTGGATCCACATGTAAATAGAGAAAGGTTCAGAGAAAAATGGTTTTAA
- a CDS encoding DUF2254 family protein, whose amino-acid sequence MIQLLKKTLFYIQQTKKQWVSCFILNSFLFYLIYVRPFKSINIHQESALSLLSTLAQSEAAILAIVISLSLVVIQHSASSYSARVVDIFKNDLIIWEFLVLYGLSIFYSLFLIGLINKTNDSDLGQYYSTAYVLSVIAYLSLFYYIYYVFKMIRPSSVIDSLDKNINIQSLSESWYPLDESYMEISEDEPKIVRINVRLNNEIDPLLPIIEIIRASIEKYDYATARYGLEAVTYSFLNILIRNPIEEKRISEHIFNRILEIWKLALRKKDIKFIDMVLLQYCYIGDKCTYPVGGSSLINSLLRHVSKTLFSSYNTLSIPYFEQKAVQKNLLYTTFLSEYYLKEAFKSIIEIKEDDFTKLSINLIKSIHGIGLSTFRYRGNLRMDEQIVILESLECSTSGLSDVLGEIGFAALNSDSKDSKDAVNEVISTLKDIGEASVNNNLIHSISHILEALRIVGEESAKKGKEFESSTESVIEHIESIAFQIDTQSKEKNGVKQNQLIEYYKHITTHYTKKTYYIGKTNNSREEFKEEIKRETDLIFLHIFDHIYRVSKESVKSNCFDIAKKGIKSLERIQKIFENDTRYSFHICSYIKYIGSEAVEDKQKLLVENASSLVEESIRSLYTIGILQFGYLFDLEESESEIIDFLNKEYNAALSNKSCVHSLNYNNIMWVEDNTHSIELKVVSKNEDNEIEKIHDGKEKTLIVDGIENKDIKVFCLRDIEEGDLNSFHPGSLKAFKNRIIPNSDYYIIPETLENIRDLISKYQKNSQTCVSVHPIYMAIKCFENFGIISIHRREKGPLFKIIRSLISMEELESERLKNLENDKGQDAEDDFYWAETLISDSLYHILIESLKYKLIELYILRESVDCLIKIDKEHPDLLGMTADRFQNLLEMIKESKLGGSAYDDIIALITENGIKPLKKEKTKPIIKAVRHISKRGTVRRMREESSR is encoded by the coding sequence ATGATACAATTGCTCAAAAAAACACTTTTTTACATTCAACAAACAAAAAAGCAATGGGTATCATGTTTTATACTAAATTCTTTTTTGTTTTATCTTATATACGTTAGACCCTTCAAAAGTATAAACATACACCAAGAAAGTGCATTATCTCTATTAAGCACATTGGCTCAGAGTGAAGCTGCTATCCTTGCCATAGTTATAAGCTTGAGCTTGGTTGTAATTCAACACTCTGCTTCTTCATATTCGGCGAGAGTTGTTGATATTTTTAAAAATGATCTTATAATTTGGGAATTTTTAGTATTATATGGATTATCAATATTCTACTCACTTTTTTTGATTGGATTGATAAATAAAACGAATGATTCGGATTTGGGCCAATATTATAGCACAGCTTACGTGCTTTCAGTTATTGCATATCTCTCGCTTTTCTATTATATTTACTATGTCTTTAAAATGATAAGGCCAAGCTCAGTAATTGACAGCCTTGATAAAAATATTAACATACAGAGCTTATCTGAGTCTTGGTATCCTTTAGATGAATCTTACATGGAGATTTCAGAAGATGAGCCAAAAATAGTTAGAATAAATGTACGTCTAAACAACGAGATAGACCCTCTTCTCCCAATAATCGAAATTATACGTGCTTCAATTGAAAAATATGATTATGCTACAGCAAGATATGGACTTGAAGCAGTAACGTACTCTTTTTTAAACATATTAATACGAAATCCCATTGAGGAAAAAAGAATTTCAGAGCATATATTTAATCGTATTTTAGAAATTTGGAAATTAGCTTTGAGAAAAAAAGATATCAAATTTATCGACATGGTACTGTTACAATATTGTTACATCGGAGATAAATGCACTTATCCCGTAGGTGGTTCATCGCTTATTAATTCTCTGTTGAGACATGTATCAAAAACTTTATTTTCATCATACAATACTCTAAGTATACCGTATTTTGAACAAAAAGCTGTACAAAAAAACTTGTTATATACTACTTTTTTATCAGAATATTATTTGAAGGAAGCTTTTAAATCAATAATAGAAATTAAAGAAGATGATTTTACAAAGTTATCGATAAATTTGATAAAATCTATTCATGGAATTGGGTTATCTACTTTTAGATATCGTGGCAATTTAAGAATGGACGAACAAATAGTTATTTTAGAAAGTTTAGAATGTTCAACTTCCGGTTTATCAGACGTTTTAGGAGAAATAGGTTTTGCTGCACTCAACTCAGACTCAAAAGATTCAAAAGATGCTGTAAATGAAGTTATTTCTACTCTTAAAGATATTGGGGAAGCATCAGTTAATAATAATCTCATACATAGTATATCTCATATATTGGAAGCACTTCGTATTGTTGGCGAAGAATCAGCAAAAAAAGGAAAGGAATTTGAATCTTCAACTGAAAGCGTAATAGAACATATAGAAAGTATAGCATTCCAGATAGATACCCAATCAAAAGAAAAAAATGGAGTTAAACAAAATCAGCTAATAGAATATTATAAACATATTACTACACACTATACTAAAAAAACTTACTATATAGGTAAAACAAATAATTCACGTGAAGAATTTAAGGAAGAAATTAAACGTGAAACTGATTTAATTTTCTTGCATATTTTTGATCATATTTACAGAGTTAGTAAAGAATCCGTTAAAAGCAACTGCTTTGACATAGCAAAAAAAGGCATAAAATCACTGGAACGTATTCAAAAAATCTTTGAAAATGACACTAGATATTCGTTCCATATTTGTAGCTATATAAAATATATCGGATCAGAAGCTGTGGAAGATAAGCAGAAGCTTTTAGTTGAGAATGCTTCTAGTTTAGTTGAAGAGTCAATTAGGTCTCTATACACAATTGGAATATTACAATTTGGTTACCTATTTGATTTAGAAGAAAGTGAAAGTGAAATAATCGACTTTTTAAATAAGGAATATAATGCTGCTTTGTCTAATAAATCATGTGTTCATAGTCTAAATTATAATAATATAATGTGGGTTGAAGATAATACACATTCCATCGAATTAAAGGTAGTTAGCAAAAACGAAGATAATGAAATAGAAAAAATACATGATGGAAAAGAAAAAACGTTGATTGTGGATGGTATAGAAAACAAAGATATTAAAGTGTTTTGCCTTCGTGATATAGAAGAGGGTGATTTAAATTCATTTCACCCGGGTTCACTAAAAGCATTCAAAAATAGAATTATACCTAATAGTGATTATTATATAATACCAGAAACTTTAGAGAACATAAGAGACCTTATCTCTAAATATCAAAAAAACTCACAGACATGCGTCTCTGTACATCCAATTTATATGGCGATTAAATGTTTTGAAAATTTTGGGATAATATCTATTCATCGGCGAGAAAAAGGCCCCTTATTTAAAATAATAAGGTCTCTCATTTCAATGGAAGAGCTTGAAAGTGAGAGATTGAAAAATTTGGAAAATGATAAGGGTCAAGATGCTGAGGACGACTTTTATTGGGCTGAAACACTGATTTCAGACTCACTTTATCATATTTTAATTGAATCTTTAAAATATAAATTAATTGAACTTTATATATTAAGGGAATCTGTAGATTGCTTAATCAAGATAGATAAAGAGCATCCTGATCTTTTAGGAATGACCGCAGATAGATTCCAGAATCTTTTGGAAATGATAAAAGAATCTAAGCTTGGGGGATCTGCGTATGATGACATTATAGCATTAATCACAGAAAATGGAATTAAGCCACTTAAAAAGGAAAAGACAAAACCAATAATCAAAGCAGTTCGTCATATTTCAAAAAGGGGAACAGTTAGGCGAATGAGAGAAGAATCCTCCAGATAA
- a CDS encoding site-specific integrase, which produces MEKYPQSGYIKDSEALHFYVKDVRILTPKEYEALKAAIPKDQHKTILDILLITGMRYAELLRLYDNPPWYNEKRNIIHLPEEAQKKHKRRQLERTIHPLPSMFNYLLKDFWQARKPPLESTWNKNLQRWAISAGMNPYGLSVKSSRKTLESWLIASGIVESTVCLRQGHDSLTSMRHYQGLAFSDEELRNIKKQLIAWGFSV; this is translated from the coding sequence TTGGAAAAATATCCTCAATCAGGTTATATCAAAGATTCTGAAGCCTTACATTTTTATGTGAAAGACGTAAGAATCCTAACCCCTAAAGAATATGAGGCATTAAAGGCAGCTATTCCAAAAGATCAGCATAAAACTATACTCGATATACTCCTTATTACAGGAATGAGATATGCAGAGCTTTTGAGGCTCTATGATAATCCACCCTGGTATAATGAGAAAAGAAACATAATCCACCTTCCGGAAGAAGCACAGAAGAAGCACAAAAGGAGACAGCTTGAAAGAACTATTCATCCTTTGCCTTCCATGTTTAATTATTTGCTTAAAGACTTCTGGCAGGCCCGTAAACCTCCCTTAGAAAGTACCTGGAATAAGAACCTTCAGAGATGGGCTATATCTGCAGGCATGAACCCTTATGGACTCTCGGTAAAGTCAAGTAGAAAAACATTGGAGTCCTGGTTAATTGCTTCCGGGATTGTCGAGTCAACTGTATGTTTACGCCAAGGTCACGATTCTTTAACCTCTATGCGCCATTATCAGGGTCTTGCTTTTTCAGATGAAGAATTAAGGAATATTAAAAAACAATTGATAGCATGGGGTTTTTCGGTATAA
- a CDS encoding ATP-binding protein — MAKEQSNPYSTGSGGAYFETHVQAAFTLFMLTGRIAPCLPPWPITKIKLQGRYAGFNTDDFIVFVKDSQTNREAKLLAQIKHTINITEKDKTFSEVIQASWDDFRNPDVFSQETDKFALITGPLSATVINNVRTLLEWARHSEDENEFISKINTEQFSSKEKIEKLDAFKKQLQKANEGKELTDRQLWGFLQHFYLLGYDLDSDTGSSMQLLKSLIAQSSTAEPSGTWAKLVVEVQSFNKDAGTLSLETLSPEIKQVFNFQFNSQWESDIKKLEEHGKYIIGGIKTSIDGVHIKNYDKLRELLEISEAHNFVILTGERGSGKSSLVKEFAESMESAAPIFCFRTEEFNNAHIDNVISRIGLISSLSDLEAGFALMPKKYLLIESLEKVLELENFAAFKDLLQLRTYPKSPAALNVIHAHAK; from the coding sequence TTGGCTAAAGAACAAAGTAATCCTTATTCTACAGGTTCAGGAGGTGCCTACTTTGAAACACATGTGCAAGCAGCTTTTACTTTGTTTATGCTCACAGGTAGGATTGCACCTTGTTTGCCACCATGGCCAATTACCAAAATTAAGCTTCAAGGACGCTATGCTGGATTCAACACAGATGATTTTATAGTTTTCGTGAAAGATTCGCAAACAAATCGTGAAGCAAAATTATTAGCCCAGATTAAACACACAATAAACATAACAGAAAAAGACAAAACATTTAGCGAAGTAATTCAGGCCTCTTGGGACGATTTTAGAAACCCAGATGTGTTTTCACAGGAGACAGATAAATTTGCTCTTATCACAGGCCCATTAAGTGCTACAGTTATAAATAATGTCCGAACCCTCTTGGAGTGGGCACGACATTCTGAAGATGAAAATGAATTTATTTCCAAGATTAATACGGAACAGTTCAGCAGCAAAGAAAAAATAGAAAAACTTGATGCATTCAAGAAACAGCTACAAAAGGCAAATGAAGGCAAAGAACTTACAGATCGACAACTCTGGGGTTTCTTACAGCATTTTTATCTACTTGGATATGATTTAGATTCAGATACAGGAAGCTCGATGCAATTACTGAAGTCATTAATTGCTCAAAGTTCTACAGCTGAGCCTTCAGGCACATGGGCAAAACTTGTAGTTGAAGTTCAATCTTTTAATAAAGACGCTGGCACACTTTCATTGGAGACTCTTTCACCTGAAATTAAACAAGTATTTAATTTTCAATTTAATTCTCAATGGGAGTCAGATATAAAAAAACTGGAAGAACATGGTAAATACATTATTGGTGGTATCAAAACAAGTATTGATGGCGTGCACATTAAAAATTATGATAAACTTAGAGAGCTATTAGAAATTAGTGAAGCACACAATTTTGTCATACTTACAGGTGAGCGCGGTAGTGGTAAATCAAGCCTTGTAAAAGAATTTGCCGAGTCAATGGAAAGTGCTGCTCCCATTTTTTGTTTCCGTACAGAAGAATTTAATAACGCACATATCGATAATGTTATTTCAAGAATCGGTTTAATTAGTTCTCTAAGTGATCTTGAAGCAGGCTTTGCACTAATGCCTAAAAAATATTTATTAATCGAGTCCCTTGAAAAAGTGCTTGAGTTAGAAAATTTCGCTGCATTCAAAGACTTACTTCAACTTAGAACCTATCCGAAAAGTCCCGCTGCTCTGAATGTTATCCATGCGCATGCGAAATGA
- a CDS encoding IS5 family transposase, whose amino-acid sequence MVTRKNGHDYEISDEFWTKIKPLLPFPKPKKKPGRPRKDDKRILSGIFYLLRTGCQWKALPRFYGAPSTVHDRFQEWQRSGLFENMWKAGLVEYDNQNGLEWEWQAIDGAMTKAPLGGAGTGANPTDRGKKGTKRSLLTDGKGIPLSVTVDGANRHDKKLVKETLDAIIFERPSQDDVIQNICMDKGYDFPDIRELVKEYGYTAHIKSRGEENIRIEIPGFRARRWVVERTHSWINRFRRMLIRWEKKIENYFAMLHFACAWITFRAAGLFG is encoded by the coding sequence GTGGTAACACGAAAAAACGGACATGACTACGAGATTTCTGATGAATTCTGGACTAAAATCAAACCATTATTACCTTTCCCTAAACCCAAAAAGAAGCCTGGACGACCTCGAAAAGATGATAAGAGAATACTGAGTGGTATTTTTTATCTTCTTCGTACTGGTTGCCAATGGAAGGCGTTGCCACGCTTTTATGGAGCTCCAAGCACTGTCCATGATCGGTTTCAGGAATGGCAAAGATCAGGGTTATTTGAGAATATGTGGAAAGCTGGTCTAGTGGAGTATGATAATCAAAACGGATTAGAGTGGGAGTGGCAAGCAATTGACGGTGCTATGACAAAAGCTCCACTAGGTGGAGCTGGGACCGGAGCTAATCCAACTGATCGTGGCAAAAAAGGTACAAAAAGGAGTCTGTTAACAGATGGTAAAGGTATACCACTATCGGTTACTGTTGATGGAGCAAATCGTCACGATAAAAAGCTTGTAAAAGAGACTTTAGATGCCATTATTTTTGAAAGACCGTCTCAAGATGATGTTATTCAGAATATATGTATGGATAAAGGATATGATTTTCCTGATATCAGAGAATTAGTTAAAGAATATGGTTATACTGCCCATATCAAAAGCCGTGGAGAGGAAAACATAAGAATAGAGATACCAGGTTTTAGGGCAAGAAGATGGGTTGTGGAAAGGACACATTCTTGGATAAACAGATTCAGAAGAATGCTTATTAGATGGGAAAAGAAAATTGAGAATTACTTTGCGATGCTTCATTTCGCATGCGCATGGATAACATTCAGAGCAGCGGGACTTTTCGGATAG
- a CDS encoding peptidylprolyl isomerase, giving the protein MAIQKGDFIKLNYTGRFEDGRIFDTTDEELAKKEEIFNPQGLYGGDVVIVGAGHTIQGLDEDFDGKEAGYSGTVSIPPEKAFGPRNPTLVETVSITKFQDRNVHPGQPVELDGRRGVVSRVIGRRVTVDFNSPFAGKTVNYEYNIEKVLEDNVEKIQGLLALYTGIRDTEVEIDDCVAKINVPTGLTFNQRWLMAKNRVATELFKYADLKEIQFIEKVTAEAEVPAPAEPEVEAETEAETEAEAEAETEAEVKEEPSESQE; this is encoded by the coding sequence ATGGCAATTCAGAAAGGCGATTTCATAAAGTTAAACTACACAGGTAGATTTGAAGACGGCAGGATTTTCGACACAACAGACGAAGAGCTTGCAAAAAAAGAAGAGATCTTTAATCCCCAGGGCCTTTACGGCGGAGACGTCGTTATTGTCGGGGCAGGGCACACAATTCAGGGGCTTGATGAAGACTTTGATGGAAAGGAAGCTGGTTACTCCGGCACAGTTTCAATCCCTCCGGAAAAGGCATTCGGTCCTAGAAACCCCACGCTTGTAGAAACTGTTTCCATAACAAAGTTCCAGGACAGAAATGTTCACCCTGGGCAGCCTGTTGAACTGGACGGCAGAAGAGGAGTTGTCAGCAGGGTCATCGGCCGTAGGGTCACTGTAGACTTTAACAGCCCCTTTGCAGGCAAGACCGTTAACTACGAGTACAATATTGAAAAGGTCCTTGAAGATAATGTTGAAAAGATCCAGGGTCTTCTTGCTCTCTATACTGGCATTCGTGACACAGAAGTTGAAATTGATGACTGTGTTGCAAAGATCAATGTGCCCACAGGTCTTACCTTCAACCAGCGCTGGCTTATGGCAAAGAACAGAGTAGCAACCGAACTCTTCAAGTATGCCGATCTCAAAGAAATTCAGTTCATCGAAAAGGTCACCGCCGAAGCTGAAGTCCCTGCACCTGCAGAACCTGAAGTAGAAGCTGAAACCGAAGCTGAAACCGAAGCTGAAGCTGAAGCCGAAACCGAAGCTGAAGTTAAAGAAGAGCCTTCAGAGTCCCAGGAATAA
- the nikR gene encoding nickel-responsive transcriptional regulator NikR: protein MEKKLMRIGISLPGELLDKFDKALMKRGYSSRSEGIRDAIRTYNQHYEWMQQIKGTRTATISIVYDCSKKGVTSTLAEIQHDHMDLINSSVHFNMEENLCFEVIILEGDGEKIVDLAEKILSLKGVKHSRLTTVPEERTK from the coding sequence ATGGAAAAAAAACTTATGAGGATAGGGATTTCCCTTCCTGGGGAGCTTCTGGATAAGTTTGATAAAGCCCTTATGAAGAGAGGATACTCTTCACGTTCTGAAGGCATAAGGGATGCCATCAGAACATATAACCAGCACTATGAATGGATGCAGCAGATTAAAGGTACAAGGACTGCAACCATCTCTATTGTATACGACTGCTCAAAAAAAGGTGTAACAAGTACCCTGGCAGAAATTCAACATGACCATATGGATCTGATAAACTCTTCAGTCCATTTCAATATGGAAGAAAATCTTTGCTTTGAAGTGATAATCCTCGAAGGGGACGGAGAAAAAATAGTGGACCTGGCTGAAAAAATCCTTAGTTTAAAGGGAGTTAAGCACTCCAGATTAACAACCGTGCCTGAAGAGAGAACAAAATGA
- a CDS encoding N-acetyltransferase codes for MDLAKIQVRPDLFLKVLKKKLWDTAGIFLLKKWERIDKENVGTVEDIMLSEILRIQAEGFEHKRQGEIIKYSKKFRNVFYVIKSHDQVMGYCIYHLKPAFSFRGFEKKSVIYSIAIDSEFRNKGFGRKLLEESIREMKLNRVLSVLLYVNIKNVPAIKLYEKTGFLIVKEVENVCGQKEICYKMELKLF; via the coding sequence ATGGATCTTGCAAAAATCCAGGTAAGACCAGATCTATTTTTAAAAGTGCTTAAAAAAAAACTATGGGATACCGCAGGAATTTTTCTTTTAAAGAAATGGGAGCGGATAGATAAAGAAAATGTTGGAACTGTTGAAGATATCATGCTTTCGGAAATCCTTAGAATTCAGGCAGAAGGATTTGAACATAAAAGGCAGGGAGAAATAATAAAATATTCAAAGAAATTCAGAAACGTTTTTTATGTAATTAAAAGTCATGATCAGGTAATGGGCTACTGCATATATCACCTGAAACCGGCTTTTTCATTCCGGGGGTTTGAGAAAAAATCTGTAATTTATTCGATTGCAATTGACAGTGAATTCAGAAACAAGGGATTTGGCAGAAAGCTCCTGGAAGAAAGCATCAGGGAGATGAAGCTGAATCGAGTATTATCTGTCCTCCTGTACGTAAACATAAAAAATGTTCCTGCCATAAAATTATACGAGAAAACAGGCTTCTTGATAGTCAAAGAAGTAGAAAACGTATGTGGACAAAAAGAGATATGCTACAAAATGGAACTGAAACTTTTTTGA
- a CDS encoding GNAT family N-acetyltransferase, with product MRITNGFALKGDSIDPTQIIDPIQIYMRLVSYLESFMKLLRDSIGVYLLKKWKQTEKENIVPVDETMLPEILRIQAEGFDSENQENLIRYSKKLGKIFYVIKSQDKIAGYCIYYLKPELSFRGLKKKSVIYSIAIDNKFKKMGYGRKLLEESIKEMRLNGISSVLLFVNVNNTPAIKLYENMDFQIIQKIDNVCGKEETCYTMELKLA from the coding sequence TTGAGAATTACTAATGGTTTTGCGCTTAAAGGTGATTCTATCGATCCCACACAAATTATCGATCCCATACAAATTTACATGAGATTAGTTTCATATCTTGAGAGTTTTATGAAACTGCTGCGGGATTCCATCGGAGTTTATCTTCTAAAAAAATGGAAACAAACCGAAAAGGAAAATATTGTGCCCGTAGATGAAACCATGCTCCCGGAGATTCTTAGAATTCAGGCAGAGGGATTTGATAGTGAGAACCAGGAAAATCTTATAAGATATTCAAAGAAACTGGGTAAAATATTTTACGTAATTAAAAGCCAGGACAAAATTGCAGGCTACTGCATATACTACCTGAAACCAGAACTTTCGTTCAGAGGGCTAAAAAAGAAATCCGTAATTTACTCAATTGCAATTGACAACAAATTCAAGAAAATGGGATATGGTAGGAAGCTTCTGGAAGAAAGTATAAAGGAAATGAGGTTGAATGGAATATCCTCTGTTCTCCTGTTTGTAAATGTAAACAATACTCCTGCAATAAAACTATATGAAAATATGGATTTTCAAATCATACAAAAAATAGATAATGTATGTGGGAAGGAAGAGACATGCTATACAATGGAGTTAAAACTTGCCTGA